The Cervus canadensis isolate Bull #8, Minnesota chromosome 5, ASM1932006v1, whole genome shotgun sequence genome contains the following window.
TTTGATTGGCATAGAAAGGGGTGCAGGGACAGTGccgggagggagctgggaggaaggTCCCTCACCTTCACAGTCAAGTGCCAGCACTTGATCTGGGCTGGTGCTCAGGAGCTTCAGCTCTGCCTCCCGTCTGGGGAATTTGTCAGGAAGCAGGGCTGAACCTGTAAGGTCTGTGTGTACCTTGACTGCTAACAGCCTGATGATTGTTTACTAAGACTCCGGCCCGCGTTAATGTTGCCGCCATCGCTCCCTGCTACACAGTGTTGAAATTACATtcagagatttaaaaagaaaaaaaaattgtgtgtgtagCAATATTGTTCCACAAAACTAAGTGCAAAATATCTTTTAACAAATAATGACGGTCGTAAGAAATATTTGACATAGTCATGCAAAAATGCATCTCCATTTACAAAGGCTTAGAACATTTCCGAAACACGCCCTAGGCTTTTCCACCGTGAACCTTAATGatcttactcatttttctttgCGTTTAAATGTGGCTGTTTGTGTAAGAGGCGGTAACATGCAAGTTCGAGGATCTCCAGTCCACCAAATATTCTCTCCTGCAGCACGAAGATGACGATGACGATGATGAAATACCACCGGACAAGACTGTACAGGTAGATGAACAGGCACATTGTGGGACTGAACAGGGTCCAGTAGAGGATGGAGAGGAATTTGACCACCAGCACCCTGAGCTCTGACTTGCAAGGAGGAACGACTGTCTGCCCCGTGAAGGAAAAATTCTTCTCCCCTTGATAGAAGGAGCGcagcctctcttctttctcctcccaccgCTTGTGGCACCAGAGCTGGAGGTCCTCCTTGGACTCGGGGAGGGTGTTCACGGGGTACCGGTGGACGTGGAAGTGGATCTCCTTGGGGAAGTCCCCGAGGAGGAGGTGCTTCTCCGTCTGGGGAATGTTGTGAGGGTACGCCACCGTGATGTCATGGACAGCATCAAGGTTCTTACCTAGattttggaaaagataaaaatacagaCGGAGTAAAGATCCATCTGGACAGCAATGCTGATTCACactgaaggcaggggaagaaaaATCAGGACAGAGTGAACCAAGATGAACAAACAAGGGCTATAAATACCTGTGTTCCCGGGCTCTTGCGTCAATATTTACCAGTCACTTTTAGTTTTTTATCTGCTTGCTAATTACCACAAAGACCTTTAGAAAGAAATCATCTTTGTTTCTAGAAATAGGAATCTGCCAttcaagaattaaataaataagcaccTTAAATTAGATTTGAGATAGGAATTAAAGAACACAGCTCTTCTCCACCAACAGGATTCACTGTTTATAGAGATCTCCTATCAACAAGATACCCTCTCTCCAAATAAAAAACGTTCTTACTTTTGACCCAATAGCACTACAAAGGCTACTGGAAAGAAAAACTCTGTGTCAGAGTTGATACAGTGCTCAGAATTGCCTGAAAACTTCCATATgactttttaatttctagaaatgtCAGTGTGAAGTTGAATTCAGAGACTGAATGAGACCCTAACTTAGTACTGCTGTCATCATAAGAAATTTCATTGTTGGTTACTGTGGGGTTAAGTGTTTTCAGCAAAGTCATATGCCAGGTGCTGGAGATGGAGAAGTGAACCAAAAAACACCAATCCCTAACTTCACTCCAGAGCTCACAGCAGAACCAGGGAGACAGCAAGTCTCCTAATGGGGAGCCGTGGTGGGTGAACCTCCCAGCAGAGAGCATGGAGGGCTGAAGGCACTAAACTAGGCTGGAGGCGTTCACTGAAGACCCTCACTGTCACATTTGAGAACGGGAACGCAAGTCTGTAGGTGATAGAGAAGCACCTTAAGTGGTAGAGAACCTCTTAAGGATTTTAAATAGACAAGGAACCAGAATTTGTTTCATCTGAGCGGGGGTTAGCTTGAGAGCAGTAACAAGAATAGTTTGGAGAGGACCAGGGGCAAAGAGGTTGGAAGAGTAGTTTGGTCATACAAGGCAAGAAATGAAGAGGAGGTAGGGACTAAAGGAAGTGACGTgttcaaaaaaaatcacaagggagGACTGACCTGACAGAGTGCTCAACTGGAGGGGGTGAAATGAGCCCAGGTTTATTTCTGTTTGGGGTTCTTGAACGGACTGGGGGAAGGGATCTCTGAGATTAGAAATGTGACTAGAGTGCCATCTTTAAGGAATCAAAAGGATCACCCATGGAATCCTGTAAGAGGCCCAGGAAGGTTAAGTTTTtggcccaaggacacacagtgtGTTGATGCATAATCTCTCAATGTTGCTTTCTTCCATACCAAGTAATCTTCAGTAAGAGACTTTTGATGTGAACGTTTGATTCATCACAGAACTCTATGATGTAGGCAAAATTAACTTGTGGTGGAAATCAGAACAGTAGTTgcctgtgggggtggggactgGTGGGAAGGGAGCATGAGGAAattttcggggggggggggggcagagacattctgtatcttgattaAGAGTTTGGATTCCATTAAATGGTACATTTATTTAAGACCTGTGCAGTTTCACTCTATCCCAATTTTACCTCAATCTTAAGAACAACAAAGATACGAAGCAACTTCCCCACCTGCTATCACCAtgtttccccttcctcctgaaccATTAGGTTGTGCTCAACTTCTCTGTAAATGTTGGCAGGCAGTCTCCTCTCCTCTGTGATTTACTTTAGGGAAAGGACTAGGTTTCAATCTGGTTTCAGAACTGTCTTATAAAATACTCCAGCCCTTAAGAGCTATGTCATAAGAAATAAGAATGCCCATATCGACAAGGTTTAGACTCAGAACTGGAGGGAAGTCCTTTTGGGACGCTGGGCACTGTGTACCTCGGAGCAGAGGAAGCAATGAAAGGTTGGTCCAGGCAACTCCAGTGCACTTGTACCTGATGGTCTGAGGGAAAGACGAGGCCCGACCTGTTCGGCTTCAGAGGAGGGAAATGGGTCCTGTGGTGAGAAGCCACaggaaaatactttttaacaGCTGTCGAGAGGTGATGTGCCCACTGTGTGAGAAAAGGCTGGCTGACTCCCACCTGGGGGACTGTAGCAGGAACCTACCCACAGGAAGGAAGGCTGTCTGGTCAAGCACCCAAGACCAATTGTCACTGGAACACTGAGCACGATACATCCACTAAGATGGTAATATAATAATATGTCCTACCTGTTAACCTCACCTGCACTAAAAACTGATCAACCTTGTGTCAATTCAACATTAATCATGACTACCCTGCTCTGTATTGATCAAACTTTTCCTTGACAAGTGAATTTGATGTTTTAGTGCCCCCTCTACCTGTAGACCTCAGAGCCTGTTCATCGATGCCCACCAACCAGAACCATAATCCTTGTATTATCACAAATTGGTAGCAAAGTATATAGAATACATACTATATAGTAGTAAAAAACTGAAGATGCCCCTTTCTGCATTCCTCTTAACAACCTGTAGGGTAGgaggtgtgtgtgtacacgcagaCAAGTGTCTGCTCAAAATACATTCAGCGAGTCTGGGGACAGAGATGGTACCACTTACAGAAatgttctgtgaaaaaaatttcTAGATTTATTGTAGTGCAGAGCATGAGAGCTGTGGAGGCAGactgcctaggttcaaatcctagctctgcttcttagtaagtgaatgaattaatCTCTGTGGCTTATTTATTAGTTCCTATATCTATAAATtacctcatagagttgttgtgaggaataaatgagataagtaaaaacacaaaacaggatCTGATatgtagtaagtgctcaacaaatgttagctGCTGTGGCTGTTACTGAATCATAATGTTAGCATGTTGGGCTCTAACATGAATTTAGCTTtgagtaaaaagcagagacattactttgtcaacaaaggtctgtctagtcaaggctatggtttttccagtagtcatgtatggatgtgagagttggactgtaaagaaagttgagcactgaagaattgatgcttttgaactgtagtgttggagaagactcttgagagtcccttggactgtgaggagatcagtcctgggtgttcactggaaggactgatgttgaagctgaaactccaatactttggccgcctgatgcaaagagctgactcatttgaaaagaccctgatgctgggaaagattgaaggcaggaggagaaggggaagacagaggatgagatggttggatggcatcaccgactcaatggacatgagtttgagcaagctctgggagttggtgatggacagggaggcctggcatgctgcggttcatggggttgcaaagagtcggacacgactgagcgactgaactgaactgagtccacAGATGCCAGCATGGATAGTGGGGAAAATACTGCATTCAAACATCTTTAAACCACTGTCCAGGGCACTGCTCTTCTGGGCCCTGAAGACACCAATTACAGACCACATGTCTTCCACATAAGacaaatgttcaaactattaTTTCACAAAGTGGCCAAGGACACTGCTCTGCCTCAAATATTTCAGACTCCCTCCCTGAAATATTTTATCTCAGCTTTATTCAATGACCAGCTCACATTCTAAGGGTTCTAAGAAGAGCTTCCTTACGTATTCAGGCCGAGTGGTCTTGCCTGCAGTGAGTGCCTGAGGCATATGTTTCGATGTGCTCATTTGGGCATTCACCCACCATCCTGCAGGACAGTAGGAGAAGCTCACGAGAACCCAGTGTCCCAGGAAAACATAAGAATCTTAAGGGCAGGACCATGTCTTTGACTCCTTAGAACCTTAGTAACTAACATACTGCCCTGCACCTAAAACACATATTTTACCAATATCTATAGTCTATCTTCTCATCTAAAGATACAGGAGGGAATGATAATGCCTTCTGCATGAGGCT
Protein-coding sequences here:
- the LCLAT1 gene encoding lysocardiolipin acyltransferase 1 isoform X2; protein product: MNHRTRMDWMFLWNCLMRYSYLRLQKICLKASLKSVPGFGWAMQAAAYIFIHRKWKDDKSHFEDMIDYFCDIREPLQLLLFPEGTDLTENSITRSNEFAEKNGLQKYKYVLHPRTTGFTFVVDRLREGKNLDAVHDITVAYPHNIPQTEKHLLLGDFPKEIHFHVHRYPVNTLPESKEDLQLWCHKRWEEKEERLRSFYQGEKNFSFTGQTVVPPCKSELRVLVVKFLSILYWTLFSPTMCLFIYLYSLVRWYFIIVIVIFVLQERIFGGLEILELACYRLLHKQPHLNAKKNE